Proteins from one Triplophysa dalaica isolate WHDGS20190420 chromosome 6, ASM1584641v1, whole genome shotgun sequence genomic window:
- the LOC130424986 gene encoding claudin-18-like, translated as MSATLCQVMGFVVGLLGVAGITACTGMDMWSTEDLSDNPVTAINTYAGLWRSCVRQSSGFTECRPYFTILGLPGLFQAVRALMIVGIVLGVIATMIGIFALKCLKIGNMEDNVKATMTLTTGIMFALSGICAIAGVSIFANLIVTNFMMTTWSSSAGGPGGFGNSGFIGSPLTPRYTFGSALFVGWVGGALLVVGGVLMCVACRSMMPEKQRYETAAYKAATYRSEDKSKNYNDSYKAQSTVAAPNQKYDYV; from the exons ATGTCTGCAACCTTGTGTCAGGTGATGGGGTTTGTGGTCGGTCTGCTGGGGGTGGCAGGAATTACTGCATGCACGGGAATGGATATGTGGAGTACAGAAGACCTGTCCGACAATCCTGTAACAGCCATCAATACTTACGCTGGTCTGTGGAGGTCTTGTGTGCGACAAAGCTCAGGATTCACTGAATGCCGACCATATTTCACCATCCTAGGCCTGCCAG GTCTTTTTCAAGCAGTGAGGGCACTTATGATTGTAGGAATTGTTCTTGGAGTCATTGCCACTATGATTGGCATTTTTGCcctaaaatgtctaaaaatagGTAACATGGAGGACAATGTAAAGGCAACTATGACACTGACTACAGGGATTATGTTTGCTCTCTctg GAATCTGTGCTATAGCTGGAGTATCTATctttgcaaatctcattgttACTAACTTTATGATGACTACATGGAGCTCAAGTGCAGGTGGACCTGGAGGTTTCGGTAATTCTGGATTTATAGGCTCACCTCTGACTCCGAG atACACCTTTGGCTCTGCCTTGTTTGTAGGATGGGTGGGCGGAGCTCTTTTGGTCGTGGGTGGGGTTTTGATGTGCGTTGCTTGTCGCTCCATGATGCCTGAGAAACAGCG ATACGAGACTGCAGCTTATAAAGCAGCAACCTACCGGTCAGAGGACAAATCCAAAAACTACAACGACTCCTACAAAGCTCAGAGTACAGTAGCAGCCCCCAACCAAAAATATGATTATGTGTGA